GTTGCGCAACGCGGTCATGGCCTCACCCGATGATCGGGAATCGACGGTCGCGGTCGAGTTCGTCGAGGGCGGCCTGCATCCGCGACCGGATCTCCTCGTCGACGGCGTCGATGTCGGGGTCCTCGCCGAACTCGGCGGTGATGTCGATGGGGTCGAGCACCTGGGTCACCATCTTCGACGGCAGCGGCACGTTGGGCGGCATGCCCAGCGTGAGCCCGAAGGGGAAGCCGAAGGTCAGCGGCGCCCGGGTGGCCCGGATCAGCTTGTCCAGCCGCAACAGTTTGGCCAGGCCCGCGCCGTCGTTGAGGAACAGCTGGGTCTCCTGGCCGCCGATGGTGACGATGGGGACGATCGGCACCCCTGCTATGATGGCGGTGCGCACGTAACCCTGTTGGCCGTTGAAGTTGATCTTCGCCGACGCCGAGGTGGGCCGCATCGCGTCCCAGACACCGCCGGGGAACACCAGCGTCGCCATGCCCTCGCGCAGCGCGGCGACGGCGTTGCGCGGATGGGCGCGCAGGAAGCCGAACTTGCCGAAGATGGTGTCTCCCGCCCCCAGGAACACCAGGTCGTGGGCCAGCGTGCACAACGGTCGGTCGGCGCCGAACTCGTCGGCGAAGGCGACCGCGATGAGCGGGACGTCGTAGGCGACCATGCCGCCGGAGTGGTTGCTGACCAGCAACACTCCCCCGTCGGGCACCTTGTCCATCCCGCGCACCTCGGAGCGGAAGTAGACCTTGGCGATGGTCTTGAGCAGCGGTAGGACGCGGGCCACCCACTCGGGGTCCCAGCGGGCTTGCGAGCCC
This Gordonia crocea DNA region includes the following protein-coding sequences:
- a CDS encoding lysophospholipid acyltransferase family protein translates to MAEDKSQPVPEKGSQARWDPEWVARVLPLLKTIAKVYFRSEVRGMDKVPDGGVLLVSNHSGGMVAYDVPLIAVAFADEFGADRPLCTLAHDLVFLGAGDTIFGKFGFLRAHPRNAVAALREGMATLVFPGGVWDAMRPTSASAKINFNGQQGYVRTAIIAGVPIVPIVTIGGQETQLFLNDGAGLAKLLRLDKLIRATRAPLTFGFPFGLTLGMPPNVPLPSKMVTQVLDPIDITAEFGEDPDIDAVDEEIRSRMQAALDELDRDRRFPIIG